The proteins below come from a single Pirellulales bacterium genomic window:
- the purH gene encoding bifunctional phosphoribosylaminoimidazolecarboxamide formyltransferase/IMP cyclohydrolase, with the protein MNIIPITHALISVSDKLGLAEFARGLAAHGVELFASGGSRKHLEQAGLEVREISAYTGFPEMMDGRIKTLHPKVHGGILCRHNREDDRAAMQQHGIVPFELVVVNLYPFEATIAKADVTDDEAIENIDIGGPTLIRGAAKNHAFTAVATSTEQYATILDQISQQGGTSLELRRKLAAEAFEMVARYDRAIADYFSGNHFGRATNSAPLPLGEGRGEGAETFPPTIHLNLQRREVLRYGENPHQQGALYALKSGTEGRAAGANLVSARQLNGKELSYNNLLDLDSALAIVRSLAEPAAVVIKHNNPCGAATAGTLATAMKQALDGDPVSAFGGVVGLNRPLDTATAEVLAAPDRFIEAIVAPEFEPAGLEILTTKPKWKANVRLLQVGSLDAPVDRRQFRAIDGGFLVHDADMGADPESEWKIVTKRHPTADQVVDMRFAWALVRHVKSNAIVLVSDEMIVGVGAGQMSRVDAVEIAVRKAGNRANGAVLASDAFFPFADGIELATAAGVRAVIQPGGSKRDEESISACDSATIPMIFTGRRHFKH; encoded by the coding sequence ATGAACATCATTCCAATTACGCACGCTCTGATTAGTGTGAGCGATAAGCTCGGGCTGGCCGAATTTGCCCGCGGACTGGCCGCCCATGGCGTGGAATTGTTCGCGTCCGGCGGCTCTCGAAAACATCTGGAACAGGCGGGCTTGGAGGTGCGCGAAATTTCGGCCTACACGGGCTTTCCCGAAATGATGGATGGCCGCATTAAAACGTTGCATCCCAAAGTCCACGGCGGCATTTTGTGCCGGCACAATCGGGAGGACGATCGCGCCGCAATGCAGCAGCACGGCATTGTGCCGTTTGAGCTGGTCGTCGTGAATTTGTATCCGTTTGAAGCCACCATCGCCAAAGCGGACGTGACCGATGACGAAGCGATTGAGAATATCGACATTGGCGGGCCAACACTCATTCGCGGCGCTGCGAAAAACCATGCCTTTACCGCCGTCGCCACTTCGACCGAACAATACGCGACAATTCTCGATCAAATTTCCCAACAAGGGGGCACTTCGCTGGAGCTGCGGCGCAAATTGGCGGCCGAGGCGTTTGAAATGGTTGCCCGATACGATCGGGCAATTGCCGATTACTTTTCGGGTAATCATTTTGGTCGTGCGACCAATAGTGCCCCTCTCCCTCTGGGAGAGGGCCGGGGTGAGGGTGCTGAAACATTCCCGCCGACCATCCATCTCAACCTGCAGCGGCGCGAAGTGCTGCGTTACGGCGAAAATCCGCACCAGCAAGGGGCACTGTACGCACTAAAATCTGGGACGGAAGGCCGTGCGGCCGGAGCGAATTTGGTTTCGGCGCGGCAGTTAAACGGAAAAGAACTATCGTACAACAATTTGCTCGATTTGGATTCGGCGCTGGCCATTGTCCGTTCGTTGGCCGAACCGGCGGCGGTCGTCATCAAACATAATAATCCCTGCGGAGCAGCCACGGCCGGCACGCTTGCCACGGCCATGAAACAGGCTCTCGACGGCGATCCGGTAAGCGCGTTTGGCGGCGTGGTGGGATTGAACCGGCCGCTGGATACCGCCACGGCGGAAGTGTTGGCTGCTCCGGATCGATTTATCGAAGCAATTGTGGCGCCGGAATTTGAGCCGGCCGGATTGGAAATTCTCACCACCAAGCCCAAGTGGAAGGCCAACGTGCGGCTACTGCAAGTGGGTTCGCTGGACGCGCCGGTCGATCGGCGACAGTTTCGGGCGATCGATGGAGGATTTTTAGTGCATGACGCAGACATGGGGGCCGATCCGGAGTCGGAATGGAAGATTGTCACCAAGCGCCATCCGACGGCCGACCAAGTTGTTGATATGAGGTTCGCCTGGGCACTGGTGCGGCATGTCAAATCCAATGCGATCGTGCTGGTCAGCGATGAAATGATCGTAGGAGTTGGGGCCGGACAAATGAGCCGCGTCGATGCTGTGGAAATTGCCGTTCGTAAGGCGGGGAACCGAGCCAATGGCGCAGTGCTGGCCTCCGACGCCTTTTTTCCTTTTGCGGATGGAATTGAACTAGCAACCGCCGCGGGAGTGCGAGCGGTAATTCAGCCTGGAGGGAGCAAGCGAGATGAGGAATCGATTTCCGCGTGCGACTCGGCGACGATTCCGATGATTTTCACCGGCCGCAGACATTTCAAGCACTAG
- the trpC gene encoding indole-3-glycerol phosphate synthase TrpC — protein MSILDKIIASKRREIEAAKADQPEAEVRAAAEKAPPPKDFFAALAAPGPIKLIAEVKKASPSAGIIRADFDPVKIAQIYEQHGAACLSVLTDEPFFQGRLEYLRDIRATVKLPLLRKDFILDKYQLYEARAAGADAVLLIAECLDDCNLRALHNEAIALGLTPLVELYEPANLPRVLEAGATLIGINNRDLNTFKVDLQHTLRLREQVPEECLLVAESGIRTRADVQQLEAAGVNAILVGETLMANSNIGTAVDALLGR, from the coding sequence ATGTCCATCCTCGACAAAATTATTGCCAGCAAGCGGCGCGAAATAGAAGCGGCCAAAGCGGACCAGCCCGAAGCGGAAGTTCGGGCTGCCGCGGAAAAGGCGCCGCCGCCGAAAGATTTTTTCGCCGCGCTGGCCGCCCCCGGGCCGATCAAACTGATTGCCGAAGTGAAAAAAGCCAGCCCCAGCGCCGGAATCATTCGAGCCGATTTTGATCCGGTGAAGATCGCTCAGATTTACGAGCAACATGGTGCAGCCTGTTTGAGCGTGCTGACCGACGAGCCGTTTTTTCAAGGCCGACTGGAATATCTGCGCGACATTCGCGCGACAGTGAAGTTGCCGCTGTTGCGAAAAGATTTTATTCTGGATAAATATCAACTGTACGAAGCCCGGGCCGCCGGAGCCGATGCCGTACTACTGATTGCCGAATGTTTGGACGATTGTAATTTGCGCGCTTTGCACAATGAAGCGATTGCGTTGGGCCTGACGCCGCTGGTGGAGTTGTACGAGCCGGCGAATTTGCCGCGCGTGCTGGAGGCCGGGGCGACGTTAATCGGCATCAACAATCGCGATTTGAACACCTTCAAAGTCGATTTGCAGCATACCTTGCGGCTCCGCGAGCAAGTGCCCGAGGAATGCCTGCTGGTGGCCGAAAGCGGAATTCGCACTCGGGCCGACGTGCAGCAGTTGGAAGCAGCGGGCGTGAACGCCATTCTGGTAGGCGAAACGCTGATGGCCAATTCCAACATTGGCACCGCAGTGGACGCGCTGCTGGGGCGCTAA
- a CDS encoding redoxin domain-containing protein: MKISTVLMIAMFTMSGMIGSLTAAELKVGDPAPDFELKGSDGQLHHLGDYKGKQAVVLAWFPAAFTSGCTIECKSMKEDGEAIRKFDAVYFTASVDPYEGDKGNKAFAESLGADYPILSDPEGKVANDYGVLKGNRAQRWTFYIGKDGKILAIDKDVNSKLRGGHYGNNVADKLKDLGVPEKR; this comes from the coding sequence ATGAAAATTTCGACAGTTCTTATGATTGCAATGTTCACGATGTCCGGCATGATTGGTTCGCTCACCGCCGCCGAATTGAAAGTGGGCGACCCCGCGCCCGATTTTGAATTGAAGGGCTCCGACGGCCAGTTGCACCACCTGGGCGATTACAAAGGCAAGCAGGCGGTGGTGTTGGCCTGGTTTCCCGCGGCGTTCACGTCCGGCTGCACCATCGAGTGCAAATCGATGAAGGAAGATGGAGAAGCGATTCGCAAATTTGACGCGGTTTATTTCACGGCCAGCGTCGATCCTTATGAAGGCGACAAGGGAAACAAAGCTTTTGCCGAATCGCTGGGCGCCGACTATCCGATTCTGAGCGATCCGGAAGGGAAAGTTGCCAACGACTACGGCGTGCTCAAAGGCAATCGGGCCCAGCGCTGGACGTTTTATATTGGCAAGGACGGAAAGATTCTGGCGATCGATAAAGACGTGAACTCGAAGCTCCGTGGCGGCCACTACGGCAACAACGTAGCCGACAAGCTCAAAGACCTGGGCGTGCCGGAGAAAAGGTAG
- a CDS encoding transposase, with translation MWTLIEPVLPPPKKRRRRFPGRKPVENRAALSAILFILRTGIPWELLPQELGWGSGMTAWRRLAAWQRRGVWRKIHELLLAHL, from the coding sequence CTGTGGACGTTAATCGAGCCTGTATTACCGCCGCCCAAGAAGCGGCGGCGGCGTTTTCCGGGCCGCAAGCCGGTGGAAAACCGGGCGGCGTTGTCAGCCATCCTGTTCATTCTCAGGACGGGTATTCCATGGGAATTGTTGCCGCAAGAATTAGGCTGGGGCAGCGGCATGACCGCTTGGCGGCGATTGGCGGCTTGGCAACGGCGGGGTGTGTGGCGGAAAATCCACGAGCTCTTGCTGGCGCATTTGC